One window from the genome of Kryptolebias marmoratus isolate JLee-2015 linkage group LG1, ASM164957v2, whole genome shotgun sequence encodes:
- the msrb3 gene encoding methionine-R-sulfoxide reductase B3 isoform X2, giving the protein MSGFNLLHLITKSQPVSLRSCSLPSGARRTKKSWPVSFSQEELKKRLTPQQYHVTQERGTESAFTGELTDHKDEGTYTCVVCGAPLFSSKSKFDSGSGWPSFFDLLNKESIALSDDFSYGMHRVETTCSQCGAHLGHLFDDGPRPTGQRYCINSASLAFQPGDASSSSSSNTSFVGGATVGKPEV; this is encoded by the exons ATGTCAGGCTTCAATCTGCTGCATCTAATAACCAAGAGTCAGCCTGTATCTCTGAGGTCCTGCAGCCTTCCTTCAG GAGCACGTCGGACCAAGAAGTCATGGCCGGTGAGTTTCTCTCAGGAGGAACTAAAGAAACGCCTCACTCCTCAGCAGTATCACGTTACCCAGGAGAGAGGAACCGAGAG TGCGTTTACAGGAGAGCTTACAGATCATAAAGACGAGGGGACGTATACCTGTGTTGTTTGTGGGGCTCCACTGTTCAG CTCAAAGTCCAAATTTGACTCAGGCTCAG GCTGGCCATCCTTCTTCGATCTTCTGAACAAGGAGTCCATCGCTCTGTCCGATGACTTTTCCTATGGGATGCACAGGGTGGAGACCACATGCAGTCAG TGTGGAGCTCATCTTGGACACCTGTTTGATGATGGTCCGAGACCTACGGGACAGCGCTACTGCATTAACTCTGCGTCTCTGGCTTTTCAGCCTGGAGACGcgagctcctcttcctcctccaacACTTCGTTTGTTGGTGGAGCGACCGTTGGGAAGCCTGAGGTGTGA
- the dera gene encoding deoxyribose-phosphate aldolase → MADRNPGTDLDLEWISKVRVNTQSVLKRAQHIQGLKVSKNQWQAAWLLKAVTCIDLTTLAGDDTPSNVHRLCVKAIQPLRYDLLKKMDMHDKGITTAAVCVYPSRVADAVRSLRAANSSLPVASVATGFPAGQTPLETRLEEVLLAVRDGATEIDIVINRTLALTGQWEALFRELRQLREACGEAHMKTILATGELGTFTNVYKASMVAMMAGSDFIKTSTGKESVNATYPVAVVMVRAIRDYYLITGHKVGFKPAGGIRTSQESLVWLTLIKEELGNDWLCPHLFRLGASSLLADIERQIYHHVTGQYAAFHELPMA, encoded by the exons atggCGGACAGAAACCCGGGCACAGACCTCG ACCTTGAGTGGATCTCCAAAGTGAGAGTGAACACACAGTCTGTCCTAAAGAGGGCTCAGCACATTCAGGGCCTGAAGGTTTCCAAGAATCAGTGGCAG GCTGCCTGGCTGCTAAAGGCTGTTACATGCATCGACCTGACCACTTTGGCTGGAGATGACACACCATCAAACGTTCATCGACTCTGTGTTAAAGCCATCCAGCCGCTCCGATATGACCTTCTGAAGAAAATGGATATGCATGACAAAG GAATAACAACAGCAGCCGTGTGTGTGTACCCGTCTCGTGTGGCCGATGCTGTCAGATCACTGAGAGCAGCCAACTCTAGTCTACCTGTCGCCTCAG TTGCCACTGGCTTCCCAGCAGGCCAGACGCCACTGGAGACCCGCCTGGAGGAAGTCCTCCTGGCAGTCAGGGATGGTGCTACGGAGATCGACATCGTCATCAACAGGACGCTCGCTCTCACAGGACAGTGGGAAG ctctgttcAGGGAGCTTCGGCAGCTTCGAGAGGCCTGTGGTGAAGCCCACATGAAGACAATCCTGGCTACTGGAGAGCTGGGAACCTTCACTAACGTCTACAAAGCCAGCATGGTGGCCATGATGGCAG GTTCAGACTTTATTAAGACTTCTACAGGAAAGGAGTCTGTCAACGCTACTTATCCTGTTGCCGTAGTGATGGTGAGAGCCATCCGGGACTATTATCTAATTACAGGCCACAAG GTGGGCTTTAAACCGGCAGGAGGGATCCGAACATCGCAGGAGTCTCTGGTGTGGCTGACTCTTATTAAAGAGGAGCTGGGCAACGATTGGCTCTGTCCTCACCTGTTCCGCCTGGGAGCCAGCAGCCTGTTGGCTGACATCGAGAGGCAG ATCTACCATCATGTGACAGGACAGTATGCTGCCTTTCACGAGCTGCCCATGGCCTGA
- the msrb3 gene encoding methionine-R-sulfoxide reductase B3 isoform X1, with translation MCGCPVILHFNSAWLRGSVPGSVLGPFDVLNYGECYINTTFARQLGVFRFFLCCCFMAAFLRRGFVLVLHRALEQGSSSVRHPALPAALLGARRTKKSWPVSFSQEELKKRLTPQQYHVTQERGTESAFTGELTDHKDEGTYTCVVCGAPLFSSKSKFDSGSGWPSFFDLLNKESIALSDDFSYGMHRVETTCSQCGAHLGHLFDDGPRPTGQRYCINSASLAFQPGDASSSSSSNTSFVGGATVGKPEV, from the exons ATGTGCGGGTGCCCTGTCATTCTACACTTTAACTCAGCCTGGTTAAGAGGTTCGGTGCCTGGTTCTGTTTTAGGTCCATTTGATGTGCTGAACTACGGGGAGTGTTATATCAACACGACGTTTGCTCGTCAGCTTGGTGTTTTCCGCTTCTTTCTG TGTTGCTGTTTCATGGCTGCCTTCCTCAGACGTGGGTTCGTCTTGGTCCTGCATCGAGCTCTCGAGCAAGGCAGCAGCTCAGTCCGTCATCCTGCACTGCCTGCAGCTCTTCTAG GAGCACGTCGGACCAAGAAGTCATGGCCGGTGAGTTTCTCTCAGGAGGAACTAAAGAAACGCCTCACTCCTCAGCAGTATCACGTTACCCAGGAGAGAGGAACCGAGAG TGCGTTTACAGGAGAGCTTACAGATCATAAAGACGAGGGGACGTATACCTGTGTTGTTTGTGGGGCTCCACTGTTCAG CTCAAAGTCCAAATTTGACTCAGGCTCAG GCTGGCCATCCTTCTTCGATCTTCTGAACAAGGAGTCCATCGCTCTGTCCGATGACTTTTCCTATGGGATGCACAGGGTGGAGACCACATGCAGTCAG TGTGGAGCTCATCTTGGACACCTGTTTGATGATGGTCCGAGACCTACGGGACAGCGCTACTGCATTAACTCTGCGTCTCTGGCTTTTCAGCCTGGAGACGcgagctcctcttcctcctccaacACTTCGTTTGTTGGTGGAGCGACCGTTGGGAAGCCTGAGGTGTGA